In Phlebotomus papatasi isolate M1 chromosome 1, Ppap_2.1, whole genome shotgun sequence, the following proteins share a genomic window:
- the LOC129799518 gene encoding uncharacterized protein K02A2.6-like: protein MATAQEYRGNPVCSEFKKDMSWEIYKERLEFWFETRGITDEGEKRAHLFAVAGQDILELAQALTGGAVRSHSYTQIVSKISTHMDAQRNMRRERFHFFQREQREGETIKQFVMALHVLARYCKFHDVEDMITDRMFDEAMEIALASESADAGAKEMTKAIVSEVHKSCVAGEATVDKEGKNIHATTDASDSDEEKVKHLSGRVGGVNVLGQICPEECVDVQINGVTTGMEVDSGATVSVMPTWLSQGVVILGEVNVEVTLGKKKAILPLLITEKGGSPLLGRNWFKPLGIEIRIAAVEEAVDSKTIKEVCDRYKCVFENKLGKSVRGEVKIELKEDAQPRFFKSRAVPFAIKEEVGQELDRLVEQEILEPVNFSEWATPICIARKKNGEIRICGDYRSTVNEASRTNDYPLPTVRELLANCKGKIFSKLDLTQAYQQLPVSEETAHLLTINTHQGLYRVKRLQFGISAAPGLFQKFMDSLLQGIPGVQVYLDDILIVSDTPKEHYDRLAEVLGRLKGANLTIKRDKCVFGAPKVQFVGFSISGDGVHSLEDHVTAIRRAPTPKNKTELQAWLKDSTLSRVKRWVLDGFPEHCSDIELKTYFDKRSEISIEKDILLWGVRVIIPERARKSLLETLHQAHNGIVAMKMSARAYFWWPKMDKDIEDTVRQCETCQVLRNDPPKAPLCDNKESKRPWHKLHVDFAGPFMDKNFLVVVDDMSKWLEVRVVRAQSSVEVIKVFRDLFATHGIPAEVCSDNGRAFVSEEMKEFWCSHGIKHFTVAPYHPSSNGLAERMVQSVKDKLKKLDGDIESRVRELLMNQHTTPHATTGKSPAELLMGRRLKTLLSKVLPDELEEGRKVDGQARQFAVGDHVFARNYGSGPKWIAATIVEKTGPVSYQVQLESGVLWRRHINQLISRTLGTSAQPNVIQENPQEEIVIPVPSENFSEEDIETENQEILISDDTPAPLTSENSQMQMDPVSPRSVERPVRERRPPSYLKDYHTYKIEGGRGFVTFKL from the exons ATGGCTACTGCTCAAGAATACAGAGGAAATCCCGTTTGCAGTGAATTTAAGAAAGACATGTCCTGGGAAATTTACAAGGAGCGCTTGGAGTTCTGGTTTGAAACTCGAGGAATCACCGATGAAGGTGAAAAGAGAGCGCATCTGTTTGCTGTTGCAGGACAGGATATTCTTGAGTTGGCTCAGGCCTTAACTGGAGGCGCTGTGAGAAGTCATTCGTACACACAAATTGTATCTAAGATTTCTACGCATATGGACGCTCAGAGAAACATGCGTAGAGAGAGATTTCACTTCTTCCAGAGGGAGCAGAGAGAAGGGGAGACCATCAAACAATTTGTTATGGCCCTCCATGTCCTTGCTCGTTATTGCAAATTTCACGACGTGGAAGATATGATTACTGATCGGATG TTCGATGAGGCAATGGAAATTGCATTGGCTTCAGAATCAGCGGATGCTGGAGCTAAGGAGATGACAAAGGCAATAGTGTCTGAAGTTCACAAGAGTTGTGTGGCAGGGGAAGCCACTGTAGACAAA GAAGGAAAAAACATTCATGCTACTACTGATGCGTCAGATAGCGATGAAGAGAAGGTGAAACATCTGTCTGGAAGAGTAGGAGGCGTAAATGTTTTGGGGCAAATCTGTCCGGAAGAGTGCGTCGATGTGCAGATCAATGGTGTGACGACCGGAATGGAGGTGGATTCTGGAGCGACTGTGTCAGTGATGCCA ACATGGCTTAGTCAGGGTGTAGTCATTCTTGGAGAGGTGAATGTGGAAGTAACTCTTGGCaagaaaaaagcaattttgcCTTTACTGATCACAGAAAAGGGTGGATCACCTCTATTGGGACGCAATTGGTTTAAACCTCTGGGAATCGAAATTCGGATAGCCGCAGTAGAAGAAGCAGTGGACTCGAAGACTATTAAAGAGGTATGTGATCGTTACAAGTGTGTTTTTGAGAATAAGTTGGGCAAGTCTGTTAGGGGAGAAGTTAAGATTGAATTAAAAGAGGACGCACAGCCACGTTTTTTCAAAAGTCGGGCTGTACCTTTTGCAATTAAAGAAGAAGTAGGTCAGGAATTGGACAGGTTGGTGGAACAGGAAATCTTGGAGCCCGTGAATTTCTCGGAGTGGGCAACACCTATTTGTATTGCTCGGAAAAAGAACGGAGAAATTCGCATTTGTGGAGATTATCGTTCAACTGTCAATGAGGCCTCCCGGACGAACGATTATCCTTTACCTACTGTCAGGGAGCTATTGGCCAATTGCAAAGGGAAGATTTTCTCAAAGTTAGATTTAACTCAGGCATACCAGCAGCTGCCCGTGAGCGAGGAAACTGCTCATCTGCTCACAATCAATACTCACCAAGGTCTATACAGAGTCAAAAGGCTTCAATTCGGAATCTCAGCAGCTCCGGGATTGTTTCAGAAATTCATGGATTCGCTACTGCAGGGAATTCCCGGTGTGCAAGTGTACTTGGATGACATTCTCATTGTGAGTGATACACCCAAGGAGCATTATGATCGTTTGGCTGAAGTTCTTGGAAGGCTGAAGGGTGCTAACCTCACTATAAAAAGGGACAAATGCGTTTTTGGGGCACCCAAGGTTCAATTTGTGGGTTTTTCCATTTCCGGGGATGGTGTACATTCCCTGGAGGATCATGTGACTGCTATTAGGAGAGCACCCACTCCAAAAAACAAAACTGAATTGCAGGCTTGGTTGAAGGACTCAACGTTGAGCAGAGTAAAAAGATGGGTACTGGATGGATTTCCTGAACATTGCTCAGATATAGAGctgaaaacttattttgacaaaagatctgagatttcaattgaaaaggacaTTTTGCTTTGGGGAGTCCGTGTTATTATCCCTGAGAGAGCTAGAAAATCATTATTGGAGACACTTCATCAAGCCCATAATGGCATTGTGGCTATGAAGATGTCGGCGAGAGCATATTTTTGGTGGCCAAAAATGGATAAGGATATCGAGGACACAGTTAGACAGTGCGAAACATGTCAAGTTTTAAGGAATGACCCGCCAAAAGCACCACTTTGTGACAACAAGGAAAGCAAGAGACCCTGGCACAAGCTGCATGTAGATTTCGCGGGTCCGTTTATGGATAAAAATTTTCTGGTTGTAGTGGATGATATGTCGAAATGGTTGGAAGTGCGTGTGGTACGGGCACAGTCATCAGTTGAAGTGATCAAGGTTTTCCGAGATTTATTCGCAACGCATGGAATTCCTGCTGAAGTATGCAGTGACAACGGACGAGCTTTTGTGTCTGAGGAAATGAAGGAGTTTTGGTGTAGTCATGGAATTAAACATTTCACAGTAGCGCCCTACCATCCATCGTCGAATGGACTTGCAGAACGAATGGTTCAGTCAGTGAAAGACAAGTTAAAGAAATTGGATGGAGATATCGAGAGTCGAGTTCGTGAGCTTCTGATGAATCAACACACAACCCCACATGCAACGACGGGAAAAAGTCCAGCAGAACTTTTGATGGGAAGGCGTTTGAAAACATTGCTCAGCAAGGTACTTCCAGACGAATTGGAGGAGGGAAGGAAAGTAGATGGACAAGCAAGACAATTCGCTGTTGGAGATCACGTTTTTGCCAGAAATTATGGATCTGGTCCAAAATGGATTGCGGCCACCATTGTTGAAAAGACTGGACCAGTTTCATATCAAGTTCAATTGGAATCAGGAGTACTATGGCGTCGGCACATTAATCAGCTGATTTCAAGGACATTAGGTACTTCAGCGCAGCCGAATGTGATTCAAGAAAATCCACAGGAAGAAATTGTTATTCCGGTTCCATCCGAAAACTTTTCTGAGGAAGACATCGAGACAGAAAATCAAGAAATATTGATATCGGATGATACACCAGCTCCATTAACGTCAGAAAACAGTCAGATGCAGATGGATCCGGTTTCACCAAGAAGTGTCGAAAGACCTGTTCGTGAACGACGACCACCAAGTTATCTGAAGGATTATCATACTTACAAGATTGAAGGGGGAAGGGGATTTGTTACATTTAAACTGTAA
- the LOC129798105 gene encoding charged multivesicular body protein 2b-B yields the protein KIITEQQRENDRALRKAGRDIERERKKLEMEEKKLETEIKKNAQAGNKEACTLLAKQLVQLRKQKNRTYAANSKITSVGFQNKTIGANIALSGAMATTAKTMGEMNKVMRPEKLAGDMRAFQQANMKMDMTDEMINDTMDDILAESGDEEESDQIVNKVLDEIGIEMSGKMAEAPSAVSGTIGESSRATTEKDIEAQLAKLRSS from the exons AAAATAATCACAGAGCAACAGCGGGAAAATGACAGAGCCTTGAGGAAAGCCGGAAGAGATATTGAGAGGGAAAGGAAGAAGCTGGAAATGGAAGAGAAGAAATTGGAGACGGAAATCAAGAAGAATGCTCAGGCTGGAAATAAGGAAGCCTGCACTCTCCTGGCCAAGCAATTGGTCCAACTGCGAAAGCAGAAAAATCGCACGTACGCTGCTAACAGCAAGATCACGAGTGTAGGCTTCCAGAACAAGACCATTGGGGCCAATATTGCCTTGTCCGGAGCTATGGCAACAACAGCCAAGACAATGGGAGAGATGAACAAGGTGATGCGACCGGAAAAATTAGCCGGGGATATGAGGGCTTTCCAGCAGGCTAACATGAAGATGGACATGACGGATGAAATGA TCAACGACACAATGGACGATATTCTGGCTGAGTCAGGAGATGAGGAAGAATCTGATCAGATTGTCAACAAAGTTTTGGATGAGATTGGCATTGAAATGTCTGGTAAAATGGCTGAGGCTCCTTCAGCAGTCTCAGGAACAATTGGAGAATCCTCAAGGGCAACGACTGAAAAGGACATTGAAGCACAATTGGCCAAACTGCGATCATCTTAA
- the LOC129799516 gene encoding apical junction component 1 homolog: MLALPMELERPSPGSATLEDVLASLLGLPTEPSNRSSSGMSLDPNSNVRDFRVTDSNKKEDANSLTVESVPLRRHSEGDAQKRCATDKSQTSRRVSLDSSDASAGTAKGTEMLKCRYHKCESTATVADAKRYYKSCHNCSHLYCSRECRRAHWERHRKACLHLRVSTLCRQVLSACKDEPDTLRNLSLLAKRGYLSQGRGVVRILFRSPEAAEMFIKQGFQSLGETTYVRWPDLMPAEMGPELYSELLRLSTEYKPETKMLIYVAICVVSEAPGPAATAAPVKWERQLVSRCAKLKICKTVLSDLANLKPATHKPEEDMDILILTFGGVRRTQGQNREVILHNVQGILKQRGVNLRKNYPDVFQRLSTFVDGTAERFLPVTLHPKDSSTGRTFVCIIMPHSGDPDQLKMPNSDVGNHVQVVNVSLEHLDQLSATAK; this comes from the exons AGATCCTAATAGCAATGTGAGAGATTTTC GGGTTACAGATAGTAATAAAAAGGAGGATGCCAATTCCCTGACAGTGGAATCCGTCCCGCTGCGCCGCCACAGCGAAGGTGACGCCCAGAAGCGCTGCGCCACGGACAAGAGTCAGACATCGCGACGCGTGAGTCTGGACTCGTCGGATGCGAGCGCCGGCACCGCCAAGGGCACGGAAATGCTCAAGTGTCGGTACCACAAGTGTGAGTCCACTGCCACCGTGGCGGACGCGAAAAGGTACTACAAGAGCTGCCACAATTGCTCGCATCTGTACTGCTCCCGGGAGTGCCGGAGGGCTCACTGGGAGCGCCACAGGAAAGCTTGCCTCCACTTGCGGGTGTCGACACTGTGCCGGCAGGTGCTGTCGGCCTGCAAGGATGAGCCGGACACATTGCGAAATCTCAGTCTGCTGGCGAAGCGTGGCTATCTGTCGCAGGGGCGCGGCGTGGTACGGATTCTCTTTCGGAGTCCCGAGGCGGCCGAGATGTTCATCAAGCAGGGCTTCCAGAGCCTCGGTGAGACTACCTATGTACGCTGGCCCGATCTCATGCCAGCCGAAATGGGACCAGAGCTATACTCTGAGCTGCTGCGCCTCAGTACAGAGTACAAGCCCGAGACCAAGATGCTCATCTACGTGGCCATTTGTGTGGTATCTGAAGCCCCTGGACCAGCTGCAACAGCTGCACCGGTCAAGTGGGAGCGACAGTTGGTGTCGCGCTGTGCCAAGCTCAAGATCTGCAAGACTGTCCTCAGTGATCTGGCCAACCTCAAACCGGCAACTCATAAGCCCGAAGAGGACATGGATATCCTCATTCTCACTTTTGGGGGCGTTCGGAGGACACAGGGGCAGAACCGTGAGGTGATTCTGCACAATGTCCAGGGCATTCTCAAGCAGAGAGGTGTGAATCTGCGCAAAAACTACCCCGATGTCTTCCAGAGGCTCAGTACTTTTGTGGATGGGACGGCAGAGCGTTTTTTGCCCGTTACCCTGCATCCGAAGGACTCCAGCACCGGACGCACCTTTGTATGCATCATCATGCCGCACAGTGGAGATCCGGATCAGCTCAAAATGCCAAATTCAGACGTCGGCAACCACGTTCAAGTCGTCAATGTCAGTCTGGAGCACCTGGATCAGCTCTCAGCGACAGCCAAGTGA